In one Magallana gigas chromosome 9, xbMagGiga1.1, whole genome shotgun sequence genomic region, the following are encoded:
- the LOC105343620 gene encoding tRNA wybutosine-synthesizing protein 4 has protein sequence MAAPMAQTGSVHTSSKNADKKTKTCKSRRETAVQGTNDSSIVSKCSMAAVGYFSDPYLHCFVSKTTRRSPLIHRGYYIRAKAVDFFLKKFLTSYPEKNQIVSLGAGFDSTYFRLRSEGVLSSTSFYEVDFPDVVQRKNSLIQNNKDLQKLIPGLQSQGEKGNPLIEINTEDYKLLGVDLTQLNTLEACLNLCGVDWDTPTLLLSECVMTYMTRRCSSAVVKWAGEAFSEAVFILYEQINPNDAFGKFMQKHFQLIGSPLKCINAFPTLCDQKDRFLKLGWSRSEAADMNYFYRELVPPDEHHRVESLEPFDEYEEWHLKCSHYMVVVASNASGFPSVLSYIGTPTETDSPGCLPVEGRAGCDLVKRFGHSSVMLRDKHSLVSFGGFGEEAGKHCRILDLTVTDIWTLQSYVVPVKVNPREVQVSRMHDQSILLRDGSVLLVGGRTSPIHMCTQVLKVEFSSKDPPSSALICTRCGLMAEDVCQHRENSSPQEQVFVEVSSVKSESHSFTNILCPSKSEIQGEHNTEVSGDQRPSSRPHSVNSVNHRPSEISENRLMNSNNKCADNGACDRCACGGGSGEGAVRGDGGQGGQYSGVRFQEMKTSGDSPSPRWRHAAVLIHYEGLDLLYLHGGRTDKELALDDSYLLDTQTFTWTKIEDKGPGRRQSHTASVWGDHVIIAGGMDQGLRPLASVFMFSVHTRQHTLLQVQESLLPRYSHTAHVIDNQLILVGGVNVNHSVPGVAVIDIDSKKVREFSIPVEYGEQLLMLHKHTSCYLGNNRILVIGGGGNCFSFGTHLNCSPFEIDISQCFGEK, from the exons ATGGCTGCGCCCATGGCGCAGACGGGTTCAGTGCATACTAGCAGTAAAAATGCCGACAAGAAGACCAAGACATGTAAAAGCCGACGAGAAACAGCG GTACAAGGCACCAATGATAGTTCCATCGTCAGCAAGTGCTCTATGGCCGCTGTCGGTTACTTCAGTGACCCGTACCTTCACTGCTTTGTCTCCAAGACGACCAGGAGGTCTCCCCTCATTCACAG GGGTTATTATATTCGAGCAAAGGCTGTCGATTTTTTCCTGAAAAAATTCCTTACATCATACCCTGAGAAAAATCAG ATTGTCTCCCTTGGCGCTGGGTTCGACTCCACCTACTTCCGCCTCAGATCTGAAGGAGTGTTGTCTAGTACATCGTTTTATGAG GTTGATTTTCCTGATGTGGTTCAGCGGAAGAACTCCTTGATACAAAACAACAAGGACTTACAGAAGCTGATTCCTGGGCTACAGTCTCAGGGAGAGAAAGGAAACCCTCTGATTG aaatcaaCACGGAGGATTACAAACTTCTTGGGGTGGATCTAACACAGCTTAACACCCTGGAGGCTTGCTTGAATCTGTGTGGGGTGGACTGGGACACTCCCACCCTGCTGCTCTcagagtgtgtcatgacctaCATGACCCGCAGATG TTCCTCGGCAGTGGTGAAGTGGGCTGGAGAGGCGTTCTCTGAGGCTGTGTTCATTCTGTATGAGCAG ATAAATCCAAATGATGCATTTGGAAAGTTCAT GCAGAAACATTTCCAGTTGATTGGCTCTCCACTGAAGTGTATCAATGCATTTCCCACCCTATGTGACCAAAAGGACAGGTTCTTGAAActg GGCTGGAGCCGCAGTGAAGCCGCGGACATGAATTACTTCTACCGCGAGTTGGTGCCACCTGACGAGCATCACCGCGTTGAATCCCTGGAGCCGTTTGATGAGTACGAGGAGTGGCACCTGAAGTGTAGCCACTACATGGTGGTGGTAGCCTCCAACGCCAGTGGTTTCCCCTCAGTGTTGTCTT ACATTGGGACTCCAACCGAGACAGACAGCCCAGGATGTCTCCCAGTAGAGGGGCGGGCGGGCTGTGACCTAGTTAAAAGGTTTGGACACAGTTCTGTGATGCTGAGGGACAAACACTCACTGGTCAGCTTCGGGGGATTCGGGGAGGAGGCAGGCAAACACTGCAGGATCCTGGACCTGACCGTAACAGATATCTGGACACTTCAGTCCTACGTGGTTCCTGTGAAGGTCAACCCAAGGGAAGTTCAAG TGAGCAGAATGCATGACCAGAGCATCCTGTTGAGGGATGGATCCGTGCTTCTGGTGGGTGGAAGGACCTCCCCCATTCATATGTGTACCCAGGTTCTAAAAGTAGAATTCTCCAGCAAAGATCCACCAAGCTCAGCTCTGATCTGCACGAGGTGTGGTCTTATGGCAGAGGATGTGTGTCAGCACAGAGAGAACAGTAGTCCCCAAGAGCAAGTTTTTGTGGAGGTATCCAGTGTTAAAAGTGAATCCCattcatttacaaatattttgtgTCCTTCTAAAAGTGAAATCCAGGGAGAACACAATACAGAGGTCAGTGGTGACCAGAGACCAAGCAGTAGACCTCACAGTGTCAATAGTGTGAACCACAGACCGAGTGAAATCAGTGAAAATAGATTGATGAATAGTAATAATAAGTGTGCAGATAATGGTGCCTGTGATAGATGTGCCTGTGGTGGGGGGTCAGGGGAGGGTGCTGTGAGGGGTGATGGGGGGCAGGGTGGTCAGTATTCAGGGGTGAGGTTCCAGGAGATGAAGACGTCGGGGGACAGTCCGTCCCCACGCTGGAGACACGCCGCTGTGCTGATTCATTATGAAG GTCTTGACCTGTTGTATTTACATGGAGGCAGGACAGACAAGGAGCTGGCATTAGACGACAGTTACCTGTTGGACACACAGACTTTTACCTGGACAAAG ATTGAGGACAAAGGTCCTGGAAGACGGCAATCCCATACTGCCTCAGTGTGGGGAGATCATGTGATCATTGCGGGAGGTATGGATCAAGGACTCCGACCTTTAGCCTCTGTGTTCATGTTCAGTGTTCACACAAGACAGCACACACTGCTGCAGGTTCAAGAAAGCCTCCTGCCAAG GTACTCCCATACAGCCCACGTGATTGACAATCAGCTGATACTGGTGGGCGGAGTCAATGTCAATCACTCAGTGCCAGGCGTGGCTGTCATTGATATTGACAGCAAGAAAGTGAGGGAGTTCTCTATACCA GTGGAATATGGAGAACAGCTGTTGATGTTACATAAACACACAAGCTGTTACCTTGGCAACAACAGAATTCTGGTGATTGGGGGCGGGGGCAACTGCTTCTCATTCGGAACTCATCTGAATTGTTCTCCATTTGAAATAGACATCAGCCAATGCTTTGGAGAAAAGTGa
- the LOC105343614 gene encoding glycine receptor subunit alpha-2, which yields MGQNAMLYLLATVSLLCLEPVHTTSPINIRHSLVNQLLDGYEATQAPVADGLPVTENVQLYILSIDSISDSSMDYDMSFYLRQRWYDPRLRFNESLGIENIELDPKLMDKIWVPDLYIINEKTAKFHTVTVPNKMMYIYPDGLVLYSARVSGVFSCMMDLHKYPLDKQICDIRMESYSHSASTLVVRWRDTPAEISSTLRLPQFDITLMRSFFCDQQYMGINYTCIGLDIHLERNIGYYLTQTYVPCVLVVILSWVNFWLSIDAVPARISLGLLTVLTMTTQSSAAVRGLTVVSYVKAMDVWIFACLFFVFAGLLEFAWVNVSNRVESRRKSVLDLPSLVNGNAKRSPKTESPTSQREGFSFTPSKNREKARNIDRVSRFLFPAAFILFNVGYWLVYLVLWEPVIDKHSDSEGVTMTVNLNDD from the exons ATGGGACAGAACGCCATGCTCTACCTGCTTGCAACAGTATCATTATTATGTCTAGAACCAGTCCATACAACTTCTCCAATTAACATCAG ACACAGCCTAGTTAACCAATTGCTGGACGGGTACGAGGCGACACAGGCCCCCGTGGCGGACG GTTTACCAGTTACAGAGAACGTCCAGCTGTACATTCTGAGCATCGACTCCATCAGTGATTCCAGCATG GACTACGACATGTCTTTTTACCTGAGACAAAGGTGGTATGATCCGCGCCTCCGCTTCAACGAATCCCTGGGGATAGAAAACATCGAGCTTGACCCCAAACTGATGGACAAAATCTGGGTACCCGACCTGTACATAATCAACGAAAAGACCGCCAAATTCCATACTGTCACTGTACCCAACAAAATGATGTACATATATCCAGACGGATTGGTGCTGTACAGTGCTAG AGTTTCCGGGGTGTTTTCCTGTATGATGGACCTCCATAAATATCCTCTGGACAAACAGATCTGTGACATCCGGATGGAAAGCT ACAGTCACAGCGCCTCTACCCTGGTGGTCCGGTGGCGGGACACACCCGCCGAGATCTCCAGCACCCTCAGGCTGCCGCAGTTTGACATCACCCTGATGAGGTCCTTCTTCTGTGACCAGCAGTACATGGGCA TAAATTACACCTGTATCGGACTGGACATACACCTGGAGAGGAACATCGGCTACTACCTGACCCAGACCTACGTCCCGTGCGTTCTAGTCGTCATTCTGTCCTGGGTCAACTTCTGGCTGAGCATTGACGCTGTTCCCGCCCGAATTTCCTTGGGCCTCCTGACGGTGCTCACCATGACGACACAGAGCTCAGCCGCCGTGCGCGGGCTGACGGTCGTCTCATATGTCAAGGCCATGGATGTCTGGATCTTTGCCTGTCTGTTCTTTGTGTTCGCCGGACTCCTGGAGTTTGCTTGGGTAAACGTTTCCAACCGAGTGGAAAGTCGGCGGAAATCGGTGTTAGATTTACCTTCCCTTGTTAACGGAAACGCCAAG CGTTCACCAAAGACAGAGAGTCCGACCAGTCAGAGGGAAGGCTTCTCTTTCACGCCATCCAAAAACCGGGAAAAAGCCCGGAATATAGACCGAGTGTCGCGCTTCCTGTTCCCCGCAGCGTTTATATTATTCAATGTCGGTTACTGGTTGGTATACCTCGTACTTTGGGAACCAGTTATAGATAAACACTCAGACAGTGAGGGAGTTACTATGACTGTCAATCTTAATGACGACTGA